The Deltaproteobacteria bacterium genome has a segment encoding these proteins:
- a CDS encoding SDR family oxidoreductase: MKHILLTGVTGFVGKVVLEELLRRREEFGVGMVYVLIRPGKKGASPEARFSKEVAASPCFSKLPSGWTQSVQVIAGELTEVGCGLSVADQKQIEETVTHIINCAASVDFDLPLQVATEANVTSCLHVLDFAKQCSKLVSMVSISTAYVTPHPGNQMELTEQPVRLPRPAGEIYASIVNGTADEAQLLNETGHPNTYTYTKCLAEHLLMERCEKVPLTIVRPSVVSACWKYPFPGWIDSRAAFAGFVALIGSGHLRAVVAQYSTYLDVVPCDEVASLIIRATFSEANGSCRLRVSRSRPRREGARLRLEREPPSASPVRHETPYSVPIYHAVCGLEHSSRIDMCINVIENFFRHHPVDRTPHLRYVGADNLRFKFRNWQYHRLPTFIFRHWFGLRGKKRQKRMIVRLREQLDYLNEGFPYFTHNTFNFRSSMPFSSPGFKAREYIETVCRGVYRYLMKRDATEMLIAGREHRSAEMDIGWTVRQPGGNWAVRLFAYVVRKGLRKCTNKVTFDRPSFEAARKAASKESLLVIIPTHRSYLDFVLCSYLFFARSDLGISIPHIAAAREFAKIPVLGWLFRKTHAFYVKRGLGRENADLTRNVHELVAKRHTLEFFIEGTRSRSRQLLKPRRGMLKSLQSTGQKFTILPVA; encoded by the coding sequence ATGAAACATATTTTACTCACAGGTGTTACCGGTTTTGTCGGGAAGGTGGTGCTCGAGGAGCTTCTCCGCCGTCGGGAGGAGTTTGGTGTCGGCATGGTGTACGTGTTGATTCGCCCCGGAAAAAAAGGGGCCTCGCCCGAGGCGCGATTTTCAAAAGAAGTTGCGGCCTCCCCCTGTTTTTCAAAACTCCCTTCCGGATGGACCCAATCGGTTCAGGTTATTGCCGGAGAGCTCACCGAAGTCGGGTGCGGTCTGTCGGTAGCCGATCAAAAACAGATCGAAGAAACCGTAACCCACATTATCAACTGCGCCGCCTCTGTTGACTTTGACCTGCCGCTTCAAGTGGCCACAGAGGCCAATGTAACCAGTTGTCTTCATGTCCTCGATTTTGCCAAACAATGTTCAAAACTGGTTTCGATGGTGAGCATTTCTACCGCGTATGTGACGCCGCATCCGGGTAACCAGATGGAACTTACCGAACAGCCGGTCCGACTGCCAAGGCCCGCAGGCGAGATTTACGCGTCCATTGTCAATGGGACGGCGGATGAAGCGCAATTGTTGAACGAAACCGGCCATCCAAACACCTATACCTACACCAAATGCCTCGCGGAGCATCTTTTAATGGAACGGTGCGAAAAGGTGCCTCTCACTATTGTTCGTCCAAGTGTCGTTTCGGCCTGCTGGAAATACCCCTTTCCCGGATGGATTGACAGTCGTGCCGCCTTTGCCGGATTTGTGGCGTTGATCGGCTCCGGCCATTTGCGCGCCGTGGTGGCGCAGTATTCGACTTATCTCGATGTCGTGCCGTGCGACGAGGTGGCTTCGCTAATTATTCGGGCGACGTTTTCAGAGGCGAACGGGTCCTGCCGCCTTCGGGTTTCCCGCTCTCGTCCTCGTCGTGAAGGAGCACGACTGCGGCTCGAGCGTGAACCTCCCTCGGCGTCACCCGTTCGCCACGAGACTCCTTATTCTGTTCCCATCTATCACGCCGTGTGCGGTCTTGAACACAGCTCCCGCATCGACATGTGCATCAATGTCATCGAGAATTTCTTCCGTCATCATCCGGTCGACCGCACCCCCCATCTGCGCTACGTGGGGGCCGACAATCTCCGTTTCAAATTCCGCAACTGGCAGTATCACCGTTTGCCCACATTCATTTTCCGCCACTGGTTTGGGCTTCGCGGCAAGAAGCGCCAAAAGAGAATGATCGTCCGCCTGCGGGAGCAGTTGGATTATTTGAACGAGGGCTTTCCCTACTTTACACACAATACGTTCAATTTCCGATCGTCGATGCCGTTTTCTTCCCCCGGCTTCAAGGCCCGGGAGTATATCGAAACGGTTTGCCGCGGTGTTTATCGCTACCTGATGAAGCGCGATGCAACCGAAATGCTGATTGCCGGCCGGGAACACCGGTCGGCGGAGATGGATATCGGCTGGACCGTTCGTCAACCGGGGGGAAACTGGGCCGTCCGCCTGTTTGCCTACGTTGTCCGCAAGGGGTTGCGCAAATGCACCAACAAGGTCACCTTCGACCGCCCTTCTTTTGAGGCGGCCCGCAAGGCGGCATCAAAAGAGAGTCTGCTCGTCATCATCCCCACGCACCGCAGTTACCTCGATTTTGTTCTCTGCTCGTATCTGTTTTTTGCCCGGTCCGACCTCGGCATTTCCATTCCCCATATCGCCGCCGCCCGCGAATTTGCCAAAATCCCCGTTTTGGGGTGGCTGTTCCGCAAAACGCATGCCTTCTACGTCAAGCGTGGGTTGGGGCGCGAAAATGCCGATCTCACGCGCAACGTTCACGAACTGGTGGCCAAAAGGCACACACTGGAATTTTTCATCGAGGGGACCCGTAGCCGGTCGCGCCAGCTTTTAAAACCGAGGCGGGGAATGCTCAAGTCGCTCCAATCAACCGGCCAGAAATTCACCATCCTGCCGGTGGC
- a CDS encoding FAD-binding oxidoreductase: MADKKHSPSLLLEEGDSRIIPDPPLLPSGDEESLDVWGFRDTQFKITPEGSVILTGSRYSLCGEELPNLLPWIRGVMQVPIDPHDVTLSGYPPVIPDPVVNGAYLSEVRRFLAPEQILNDPLIRLRHGHGHTQFEMYSIKFGKLKRVPDLVVYPTEEEQVAKLVEAAIRHDVCLIPFGGGTCVTEALLCPENENRMIVSVDMKLLSRILWIDPVNRMACIQAGAVGRHIMEQLASHGFTMGHEPDSVEFSTLGGWIATHASGMKKNRYGNIEDLVLDLNAVTPAGLLQRLEVAPRESVGLDPRLLMFGSEGSLGIITSAVVKLFPFPEVQRYGSIIFPDFERGIGFLYELTQKGEPPASVRLVDNLQFQFGQALKGKTAGLGALKSRMEKFFVVTLKKFDVQKMVACTLVFEGSRGEVKRQEKAVYRLAKKYGGMRAGAENGRKGYQLTFSIAYIRDFVMKHYFLAESFETSVPWSQALNLCENVKRRLYGECRKRNLPGLPFVTCRVTQVYETGVCIYFYFGFYTKGTANPSAVYAEIEMAAREEILNSGGSLSHHHGIGKLRQSFLKEIKSDGTLAWTFEVKKAVDPKNIFGCGNQLLGEVSNSFSAERHSRFLENSRSF, translated from the coding sequence ACCCCCCCCTTTTGCCCTCCGGCGACGAAGAAAGCCTCGATGTCTGGGGTTTTCGCGATACGCAGTTTAAAATCACCCCCGAAGGGAGTGTGATTCTCACCGGTTCGCGCTACTCGCTCTGCGGCGAGGAACTTCCAAACCTGCTCCCCTGGATTCGCGGAGTGATGCAAGTGCCGATCGATCCGCACGATGTCACCCTTAGCGGTTATCCTCCCGTAATTCCCGATCCGGTTGTCAACGGCGCTTACCTGTCCGAAGTCCGCCGATTTCTGGCTCCCGAACAGATCCTCAACGATCCGCTCATCCGCCTGCGCCACGGCCATGGTCACACCCAGTTTGAGATGTATTCCATCAAGTTTGGAAAGTTAAAGCGGGTGCCCGATCTTGTCGTCTACCCCACCGAAGAGGAACAGGTGGCCAAACTCGTTGAGGCGGCAATTCGGCATGATGTTTGTCTCATCCCCTTTGGCGGCGGCACCTGCGTGACCGAGGCGCTTCTCTGCCCCGAAAACGAAAACCGGATGATCGTTTCGGTGGATATGAAACTTCTTTCGCGGATTCTCTGGATCGATCCGGTCAACCGGATGGCCTGTATTCAGGCAGGCGCCGTGGGGCGGCATATCATGGAACAATTGGCGTCCCATGGTTTTACCATGGGGCACGAACCGGACAGCGTCGAATTTTCAACTCTGGGAGGCTGGATCGCCACGCACGCCAGCGGGATGAAGAAAAACCGCTACGGCAATATCGAGGATCTCGTTCTGGACCTGAATGCGGTCACGCCGGCCGGCCTCCTGCAACGCCTCGAAGTCGCGCCGCGCGAATCGGTCGGCCTCGACCCGCGGCTCTTGATGTTCGGCTCCGAGGGGAGCCTCGGAATCATCACCAGCGCCGTGGTCAAATTGTTTCCGTTCCCCGAGGTGCAGCGTTACGGGTCGATCATTTTCCCCGACTTTGAAAGGGGAATCGGTTTTCTCTATGAGTTGACTCAAAAGGGAGAGCCACCCGCGAGCGTCCGTCTGGTGGACAATCTTCAATTCCAGTTCGGCCAGGCGCTTAAAGGGAAAACCGCGGGGCTTGGGGCGCTGAAAAGCAGGATGGAGAAATTTTTTGTCGTCACGCTTAAAAAATTCGATGTTCAAAAGATGGTTGCCTGTACGTTGGTCTTCGAGGGGAGCCGGGGGGAGGTGAAGAGACAAGAGAAGGCGGTCTACCGCCTCGCCAAAAAATACGGGGGGATGAGGGCAGGGGCAGAAAACGGAAGAAAAGGATACCAGTTGACCTTCAGCATCGCCTACATCCGCGACTTCGTGATGAAGCACTATTTTCTGGCCGAATCGTTCGAGACTTCGGTGCCGTGGAGTCAGGCCCTCAACCTGTGCGAAAACGTGAAACGGCGTCTTTATGGGGAATGCCGGAAAAGAAATCTGCCGGGGCTTCCCTTTGTCACCTGCCGCGTGACGCAGGTGTACGAAACCGGTGTCTGCATCTATTTTTATTTCGGTTTTTACACCAAGGGGACGGCAAATCCGTCGGCGGTTTATGCGGAAATCGAAATGGCGGCCCGGGAGGAAATTTTGAATTCCGGGGGTTCGCTCTCGCATCACCACGGCATCGGCAAACTGCGGCAGAGTTTCCTGAAAGAGATCAAATCCGACGGGACTCTTGCCTGGACCTTTGAGGTCAAGAAGGCGGTGGATCCGAAGAATATTTTCGGGTGCGGGAATCAGTTGCTGGGGGAGGTGTCGAACAGTTTCAGTGCCGAAAGGCATTCCAGGTTTCTTGAAAACTCGCGGTCGTTCTAA